A genomic region of Rhipicephalus sanguineus isolate Rsan-2018 chromosome 3, BIME_Rsan_1.4, whole genome shotgun sequence contains the following coding sequences:
- the LOC125757630 gene encoding uncharacterized protein LOC125757630, whose translation MHRGGGVAVLVKDQIDATLIGDTPDLECLCVKLSCWGHCFVLYACYRPPDATPDYLIKLQEHMSSYQNKKILLIGDLNLPGVNWELLQANNKSDENANILFDIMLTHDLIQVVNEPTRVQGSSCSVLDIAVRKIPKTISIKDYSRADDARIVDYMEACLTRFADSGSEVSALWATFTTMCKHCIDTFIPTKSKKVNKSTPWMTRAIIQLKRKIKRIKKKHARTGIISELQEKLACAVRDSKDLYFTVTLPNFIKNAPDKFWEYLGESKKSVTEITVNGTSINNLNAIAQHFNDYFHSVFTSTSSGLPLGSVVFQRHEANFISYHGIVSMLLNLKTKTTPRPDDIPNVFLRRYAETIAKFLILLFRESLLCAKVPSDWRMARVVPVFKKGDRLLLQNYRPISLTSSCCKIFEHIIASRINEFLKEKSILTTCQHGFRKGCSTITQLVIVIDSFSKALDANGEIDAVFLDFSEAFDRVIHEK comes from the exons ATGCACAGAGGCGGGGGTGTAGCCGTTCTAGTGAAAGATCAGATAGACGCGACGCTTATCGGTGATACTCCCGACCTGGAGTGCTTATGCGTCAAGTTATCATGCTGGGGCCATTGCTTCGTGTTGTACGCATGTTACAGGCCACCTGACGCTACACCAGATTACTTGATTAAACTTCAAGAGCACATGTCTTCCTACCAAAATAAGAAAATTTTATTGATTGGTGATCTGAACCTGCCTGGTGTCAATTGGGAGCTCCTCCAAGCAAACAATAAGAGTGATGAAAACGCTAACATTCTATTCGACATTATGCTGACACATGATCTAATACAAGTGGTTAATGAACCCACGCGTGTGCAGGGGTCGTCCTGTTCTGTATTAGAT ATTGCTGTTCGCAAAATTCCCAAAACCATATCTATTAAAGATTATTCGAGAGCTGATGACGCCAGAATCGTCGACTACATGGAAGCCTGTCTTACGCGCTTTGCTGATAGTGGCAGTGAagtgagtgcattgtgggcaacCTTTACTACAATGTGTAAGCACTGCATAGATACATTCATACCTACTAAATCTAAGAAAGTCAATAAAAGTACGCCTTGGATGACGCGTGCTATAATCCAATTGAAGCGCAAAATCAAACGAATAAAGAAGAAGCATGCGCGTACAGGGATTATCAGTGAATTACAAGAAAAGCTAGCATGCGCTGTACGTGATTCGAAAGATCTATATTTCACTGTAACATTGCCCAACTTTATAAAGAACGCGCCGGATAAGTTTTGGGAATACCTAGGCGAAAGCAAGAAGTCTGTCACAGAAATCACAGTTAATGGAACCAGTATTAACAACTTGAATGCTATCGCACAACATTTCAACGATTACTTTCATAGCGTATTTACCAGTACAAGTTCAGGCTTACCTTTAGGCTCTGTAGTGTTTCAACGCCATGAGGCGAACTTCATCTCATACCACGGCATTGTGTCTATGTTGCTAAATTTAAAAACCAAAACAACTCCTCGCCCTGATGACATCCCAAATGTGTTCCTtaggcgatacgccgaaactattGCCAAATTCTTAATTTTGTTATTCAGAGAATCTTTGCTATGTGCAAAAGTACCTAGTGATTGGAGGATGGCTCGAGTTGTCCCAGTCTTTAAGAAAGGCGATCGATTGTTACTACAGAATTACCGCCCCATATCACTGACGTCATCATGCTGCAAAATTTTCGAGCACATAATCGCAAGTCGCATTAATGAATTCTTAAAAGAAAAGTCGATACTAACCACTTGTCAACATGGCTTCAGAAAAGGCTGCTCGACTATCACACAGTTAGTTATAGTAATCGATTCATTTTCTAAAGCTTTGGATGCTAACGGTGAAATTGATGCTGTGTTTTTGGATTTTAGTGAAGCCTTCGATAGGGTGATTCACGAAAAATAA